One stretch of Leishmania braziliensis MHOM/BR/75/M2904 complete genome, chromosome 6 DNA includes these proteins:
- a CDS encoding putative 60S ribosomal protein L23a: protein MACPTEAVLFFTMAAAPKTAKKAAPKDVKATKVVKVTTRKSYTRPQFRRPHTYRRPAIAKPSNRVTVESKDVTAFSVIRYPLTTDKAMKKIEENNTLTFIVDACANKTEIKKAMRKLYQVKAVKVNTLIRPDGLKKAYIRLSAAHDALDTANKIGLV, encoded by the coding sequence ATGGCCTGCCCAACTGAAGCAGTGTTGTTTTTCACcatggctgctgctccgAAGACCGCCAAGAAGGCTGCGCCGAAGGATGTGAAGGCGACCAAGGTTGTCAAGGTGACGACGCGGAAGTCCTACACCCGCCCGCAGTTCCGCCGCCCGCACACCTACCGCAGGCCAGCAATCGCAAAGCCGAGCAACCGCGTGACCGTGGAGTCGAAGGACGTTACTGCCTTCAGTGTGATCCGCTACCCACTGACGACAGACAAGGCGATGAAGAAGATCGAGGAGAACAACACCCTGACCTTCATCGTGGATGCCTGCGCCAACAAGACCGAGATCAAGAAGGCGATGCGCAAGCTGTACCAGGTCAAGGCTGTGAAGGTCAACACCCTGATCCGCCCGGACGGTCTGAAGAAGGCGTACATCCGTCTGTCTGCGGCCCACGACGCTCTGGACACCGCCAACAAGATCGGTCTTGTCTAA
- a CDS encoding putative deoxyuridine triphosphatase, translated as MKRACITTLPRVILHSLAELQDGLNVMIDPSWRTTRSLDNWALAITMESAELLDSYPWKWWKNLNATPDLENVKIELVDILHFSLSGAMQMRSTPDDEIPAVSLKPLKEVMTTFRPAKECASDPHDVVFFPLSDTQNAIASFRNVIQLANAYRFDVIIESIIYAAEDLGINLVAYYIAKHTLNCVRQLGGYKDGSYVKVSDGVEDNVLLHGCIKDVSLEDVLDDRKYIEAWNRIMNRVYEAFQVKVCDRRDTESWFALAKDYQRGIEA; from the coding sequence atGAAGCGCGCTTGCATCACTACTCTTCCACGTGTGATTCTGCACTCCctggcagagctgcaggacgGCCTGAATGTAATGATCGACCCTTCCTGGCGCACTACTCGCTCGCTGGACAATTGGGCTCTTGCCATCACGATGGAGtccgcggagctgctggactCCTATCCGTGGAAGTGGTGGAAGAACCTCAACGCCACGCCTGATTTGGAAAACGTCAAGATTGAGCTGGTCGACATCTTgcatttctctctttctggcGCAATGCAGATGCGCTCCACCCCGGATGATGAGATCCCAGCTGTATCACTCAAACCCCTGAAGGAGGTCATGACAACGTTTCGACCAGCAAAGGAATGCGCGAGCGACCCGCACGATGTTGtgttttttcccctctctgaTACGCAGAACGCCATTGCGAGCTTCCGCAACGTCATCCAACTCGCAAACGCCTACCGCTTCGATGTCATTATTGAGAGCATAATTTACGCCGCCGAGGATCTTGGGATCAACCTGGTGGCCTACTACATTGCAAAGCACACCCTGAACTGTGTACGTCAGCTGGGCGGCTACAAGGACGGGTCTTATGTGAAGGTGAGCGATGGTGTTGAAGACAACGTACTTCTACACGGCTGCATTAAGGACGTCTCCCTCGAGGACGTTCTCGATGACCGCAAGTACATCGAGGCGTGGAACCGCATCATGAACCGCGTTTACGAGGCTTTCCAGGTTAAAGTATGTGACCGTAGGGATACAGAGAGCTGGTTTGCCCTCGCCAAGGACTACCAGCGAGGGATAGAGGCTTAA
- a CDS encoding putative 60S ribosomal protein L23a: protein MACPTEAVLFFTMAAAPKTAKKAAPKDVKATKVVKVTTRKSYTRPQFRRPHTYRRPAIAKPSNRVTVESKDITAFSVIRYPLTTDKAMKKIEENNTLTFIVDACANKTEIKKAMRKLYQVKAVKVNTLIRPDGLKKAYIRLSAAHDALDTANKIGLV from the coding sequence ATGGCCTGCCCAACTGAAGCAGTGTTGTTTTTCACcatggctgctgctccgAAGACCGCCAAGAAGGCTGCGCCGAAGGATGTGAAGGCGACCAAGGTTGTCAAGGTGACGACGCGGAAGTCCTACACCCGCCCGCAGTTCCGCCGCCCGCACACCTACCGCAGGCCAGCAATCGCAAAGCCGAGCAACCGCGTGACCGTGGAGTCGAAGGACATTACTGCCTTCAGTGTGATCCGCTACCCACTGACGACAGACAAGGCGATGAAGAAGATCGAGGAGAACAACACCCTGACCTTCATCGTGGATGCCTGCGCCAACAAGACCGAGATCAAGAAGGCGATGCGCAAGCTGTACCAGGTCAAGGCTGTGAAGGTCAACACCCTGATCCGCCCGGATGGTCTGAAGAAGGCGTACATCCGTCTGTCTGCGGCCCACGACGCTCTGGACACCGCCAACAAGATCGGTCTTGTCTAG